The following coding sequences are from one Euwallacea similis isolate ESF13 chromosome 27, ESF131.1, whole genome shotgun sequence window:
- the LOC136417275 gene encoding uncharacterized protein, with amino-acid sequence MIYKGRKESRYLDTWKFERQKLEITRRAKVKMIEKADWGRVKGKRKAAKVFFHKEGEIRDLEDCKTRTAAKGCEIVCVCVYLECSDKDGVIWESARCPVKKVFRRQQKRFRRMKYSEHLHLVIGARR; translated from the exons atgatttataagggaaggaaagagagtcgttacttggatacatggaaatttgaaagacaaaaattggaaattacaagaagagcaaaagtgaaaatgatcgaaaaagctgactggggccgagtaaagggaaaaagaaaggcagccaaagtattttttcacaaggaaggagaaatacgagatttggaggattgcaa gacaagaactgcagccaaaggatgtgaaattgtgtgtgtgtgtgtctacCTCGAATGCAGCGATAAAGATGGTGTGATCTGGGAAAGTGCAAGGTGTCCAGTAAAGAAAGTTTTCCGAAGGCAACagaaaag attccGAAGGATGAAGTACTCGGAACACTTGCATTTGGTGATAGGTGCCAGGAGATAA